CGAGTATCACTTCGCCCCGTCAACAAAAACCTGGCTGCAACCTAAAGCCGAAGCCAAAAGCGGTTGGGAACATACTAACCCGTCTTACGAAGAAAATTACGATCAGGATGTTACCGCAGGTAAATCCGCTAAAAACGGCTGGATATATCCTGCACTCTTTAAAACCGGTAATAATTGGGCTTTGATAACCGAAGCAGGTATGGACGGAAGCTATTGCGGCACCACGCTAAAAAATGACCAGGGAAACAGTAATTATAAGATCAGCTTTCCTGACGCACGTGAAATTTATACCGGCAGAGATCTGCTGCCTAAAAACGTAACCTATACGCCTTGGCGTGTAATTACCATAGGCAGTTTGAAAACTATTGTAGAATCTACTTTGGGTACAGATGTTGCACCACCGGCTATTTTGCTTAAGGACGAATCCATAGTAAAGCCCGGTAAAGCGGCCTGGAGCTGGATCATGAGTAAGGACGATTCCATCACCTATACTGAGCAAATACGCTACGTTGACCTGGCCCATAAAATGAACTGGCAATACTGCCTGGTTGATGCCGCCTGGGATCAAAAGATTGGTTACGACAAAATAAAACAACTGGCCGATTACGCCAAAACCAAAAATGTAGGCATACTATTGTGGTACAATTCCGCAGGCCCATGGAATACCGTAAAATACACTCCAAAAGATAAACTACTTACGCACGAGGATCGCGAAAAGGAATTTACCCGCTTGAACGAAATGGGTATAAAGGGCGTAAAGATTGACTTTTTTGGTGGCGATGGCCGCTCAATGATCCAGTATTACGTTGATATTTTGAAGGATGCTGCCGCGCATGGCCTGTTAGTAAATTTTCATGGCGCTACTTTACCACGCGGATGGGCACGCACTTACCCCAACCTGATGACTACCGAGGCTGTAAAAGGTTTTGAGATGGTTACGTTTGATCAAGGCAATGCTGATAACCAGGCGAACCATTGCGCCATGCTGCCATATACCCGCAACGCGTTCGATCCGATGGATTTTACGCCCATGAACTTGTACAAAATACCTACGCAGGTAACACGTAAAACTACCAGCGGCTTTGAGCTGGCTACCAGCGTAGTGTTCCTGTCGGGCATACAGCATTACGCGGAGTCGCCTGATGGCATGTCGCGTCAGCCCGAATATGTAGTATCGTTCCTGCAAAATCTGCCTAACTATTGGGATGATGTACGCTTTGTTGACGGCTATCCGGGTAAATACGCGGTTATCGCGCGTAAAAGCGGTAACAAATGGTACGTAGCAGGTATAAACGGCGAAAATGAAGGCAAAGAAGTTACCATCAACCTGAAAGATTTCAAAGCCACCAAAGCTAAACTAATTACAGATGGCGCGGAACCACTAACCTTTACGCAAAGCAACGTACCTACCAACAACCCGGCAAAGATTACTATGAAAGGCAACGGTGGCTTTGTGCTCGTACTGGAATAAAACTTGAAACAACTTATTTAATACTGAATATTAACATGATCGATTTAAAAACACTTGAGGTTTGGTTTTTAACCGGAAGCCAGCATTTATATGGCGAGGAAACACTGAACCAGGTTGCCGAACACTCTAAGCAATTAGCTGCCGCGCTTGACAGTGCCGGCCAGATACCCGTGCGCGTGGTTTACAAACCTACTGTTAAAACTACTGAAGAAATTTACGCAACCATACAGGAAGCCAATATTGCGGAAAATGTTATTGGCATTATTACCTGGATGCACACTTTTTCGCCTGCTAAAATGTGGATTCGTGGCCTGAGCATTCTTAAAAAACCGATGCTGCACCTGCATACGCAATTTAATCGCGATATTCCGTGGAGTTCAATTGATATGGACTTTATGAACCTTAATCAAAGCGCACACGGTGACAGGGAATTCGGCTTTATGGTATCGCGTATGCGCAAAAACCGTAAGGTTGTGGTTGGACACTGGCAGGATGAAGAAGTATTGACCCAGATAGGGTCGTGGACACGCGCCGCCGCCGGCTGGCACGATTGGCAGGGCGCAAAATTTGCCCGCTTTGGTGATAACATGCGCTATGTGGCCGTAACCGACGGCGATAAAGTTGAGGCCGAGTTAAAATTCGGGTTCGCGGTAAACAGCTATGGCATTGGCGACCTTGTGGCACTGATTGACAGCGTTACACCGGAAGCGGTTGATCAATTGCTTAACGAATATGAAAGCACTTATACTCTTGCCGATGATTTGAAACGTGGCGGCGCGCAACATTCGTCAGTTTACGAAGCAGCTAAGATTGAGCTTGGCCTGCGCAAGTTTTTAGAAGATGGTAACTTTAAAGGCTTTACCGATACCTTTGAGGATTTGCATGGCATGGTACAATTGCCGGGCCTTGCCGTACAACGCTTGTTAGCTGATGGCTATGGATTTGCCGGCGAGGGCGACTGGAAAACCGTTGCGCTGGTACGTGCCTTTAAGGTTATGGGTAGCGGCCTGCCGGGCGGCAATGCCTTTATGGAAGATTACACTTATCACTTCGACCCGAACAATGCGCTGGTATTAGGCTCGCACATGCTGGAAGTTGATGCTTCATTGGCAAGTGGCAAAGCAAGTTTAGAAGTACATCCGCTGGGCATCGGCGGCAAAGCCGACCCTGCAAGGCTGGTATTTAACGTAGCCGGTGGCGCCGCGTTAAATGCATCGTTGATTGATATGGGCAACCGTTTCCGTTTGTTGGTGAATGAGGTTGAGGCTGTTGAACCGCAAAATGACCTCCCGAACCTGCCTGTTGCCCGTGTATTATGGAAACCACTGCCTGATATGAAGACCGGCTGTGCCGCATGGATTTACGCCGGCGGCGCACACCACACCGCCTACAGCCAAAACCTTACTGCCGAAATGATTCAGGATTTTGCCGACATGGCCGATATTGAGTATTTACGCATAGGCAAAGACACTACTATCGAAAGCTTCCGTAACGAACTTCGCTGGAACGAAGTAGCTTACAAATAATTATATTAGCAGGCCGGCATTTCAGGATGGGATTTTGAGTGCCGGCCTTTTAACCAATTTTAACCCTAATTTTTTATGAGTAAATTCTCAACTATTGATATCGTTGTGTTCGTTATCTACTTTGTGTTGGTAACGGGCTACGGTATATGGGTATACCGCCTTAAACGAAATAAGGGCGTATCCGATTCAAAAGACTTTTTCCTGGCCGAGGGATCGCTCACCTGGTGGGCTATCGGCGCATCACTTATCGCTTCCAACATCTCAGCCGAGCAATTCATCGGCATGAGTGGTAACGGCTTTGTGGTAGGTATTGCCGTTGCGGCTTACGAATGGGTGGCGGCCATCGCGCTCATCATCGTGGCTGTATGGTTTATACCGGTGTATCTTAAAAATAAGATATTTACCATGCCGCAATTCCTGCAAACCCGGTACAACGAAACCGTGAGTTTGATCATGGCTATCTTTTGGCTGTTTTTATATGTGTTTGTAAACCTTACCTCTATCCTGTACCTGGGCGCCCTTGCTATTGATAATATTGCCGGCGGCGGCTACTTTCACCTCATCATCATCGTGATGGCCATTTTCGCGTTGGTTATTACACTTGGTGGTATGAAGGTTATCGGCTTTACCGATGTTATTCAGGTATTGGTATTAATTATCGGAGGTTTGGCAACAACCTACATTGCGTTAACTCTGGTAAGCGAGCAATTTGGCTTGGGTAAAGATGTATGGGGTGGTTTTACAGCCATGATGAAAGACGCGCCGGACCACTTTAAAATGATCATCGAAAAACCAAAACCTGGCGCCTCGCAAAGCGATATAAACAAATACCTGATGCTGCCGGGCATCGCCATGTATTTTGCCGGCCAGTGGATAGTGAACCTGAACTATTGGGGCTGCAACCAGTACATTACCCAACGCGCTTTAGGCGCCAATTTACAAACGGCGCGTACCGGTATTTTATTCGCAGGCTTTTTGAAACTGGGTATGCCGGTTATTGTAATGCTGCCGGGTATTGCTGCATATGTACTTTACAAAAATGGTGGTATACAGGCTGAAATGGCACCTGGCGGCCACTTCAATGCAGACAACGCTTATTCGGCCATTTTAGGTTTTTTACCTACCGGATTAAAAGGCCTTTCACTGGCTGCATTAACCGCGGCTATTGTGGCCTCATTAGCGGGTAAAGCTAACAGTATCTCAACTATTTTTACGCTGGATATCTACAAGAAATATATCAACCGTGAAGCAGGCGAAAAGAAACTGGTTATAGTTGGCCGTATCACCATAGCTGCTGCCATGGCGCTATCTATATTACTTACCTGGAAAGACTTGTTAGGCATTGGGGGTGAGGGTGGTTTTACCTTCATCCAAAAATATACAGGCTTTATTAGTCCGGGTATATTTGCCATGTTCCTGCTGGGTATGTTCTGGAAACGTACTACCGGCGCGGCGGCTATCGCGGGTATCCTTACCGGTTTTGGCATGTCGGTACTGTTCAACAACTATGCCCCTAAGCTGTTTGGTAACGAAACCTTTTTGTACACCGCTTACCCTAAAGGTGATGGTACTTATGAAATACCGTTCCTGATTTGTATGGGCTTATCCTTCCTGTTCACCATGATCGTGATGGTACTGATCAGTCTTCGCGGCCCTAAGGTGAACCCGAAAGCTTTCGTGCTGGATACATCCATGTTCAAGGTTGCCCCTTCAACACTGGCCCTTATTGTTTTAACGCTATTAATGATCACAGCGCTTTACGTGCGCTTCTGGTAAAATTTTGTTCCGTTCAATAATCGAGAGGCAGTTCCTGTATATCAGGGCTGCCTTTCAATTTGCGCCGGGTTTGTTCCAGGTTTGCGGCGGAATAACCGGGTTGATGCGGAAATTTGAATACTGTGTAGATAATTGCTGCTTACCGGCGGTATTCAATTCGGCATAAGGCATTAATATACCATCCGTTTGCCTGAAGTCGGAATAAACGGTAGTCAAAGGCACCTTGGTCGCCAGGTCACCCGAGGCCGACATTTGTCCTTTATCATTTATAATGAACGCGTACCGCTTACCATTCTGCATACAAACTATCGCGGTACCTGCCTTGCCTGTTTTAACACTCTCTATGGTTAAAGCCTCAATCTCTGATTTGCGCAAGCCTAAAATACCGGTGTAAAATGATGTACGCATTTCATTTATACGCGTGGTAGTTAGCGGAGCTGTTCGTCCGCCCTGCCACTCCCAGCCGCTGCCGCCTTCCAGTTGTTGCACCTGTAATAGTTTGCCGCCTTTGCTCATCTCCAGGCGCAGGCGCTCTCCGGTTACAGCAACATAACCTGTAACGGATATACCTTGTACGGTTGCCTCGAAAGTGATCGTCTTCACGTTATCAAGTTTGGTGCCGCCGTGGGTAGCATTGGCTTTAAGCAGCATTGCTTTTGCATCAGCTATATTACCAGATGCTCCGGTGTTTGCGTTACTATTGTTGGCAGATAAACGCCTCTTACTTTTAGCAGACGAAGAGGCTGACCGCTCTGCCGCCATTTCCTTTTCATCCTTCATAAAATAAATATCGCCATCAATAACCGCCATCACTGGTTTTTCCGCCGGGCGATAATAGAAGGAGTGTGTTTGTGTTTTACCGTCATCAAAACTAAGCGTAAGTACACCCTTGTTTATTTTGTAGGCACCCACCCCCTCTTTTTTATTGGTACCGCCACCGCCTATACCATCACCGGCTATAACGGATGTATTTTCGCTATTGGTACTAAAACGGCCTTTACCATCAAAATACAATCCACGGGTAGATGATGTGCCCACGAAGGTAGTTCCGGTGCCCATGCCACCCATACTGCTCAATTTTTTAAATTCCAGAAAACCTTTAGGCACGCTGCTATCCATGGGTTGCCTGAACAGGATGAAGCTGCCCGCATCTATCTTATCAGCGCTTTGTATCTCATAGTCAGAAACATCGCCATCCTTACTGAATTTCAAGGTCAGCTTTTTACCGGAAATAGTATAGCGCCCGGTGGTGCGCTTTTGCCAGTCGGGTTTATCAAGCTCATCATTAAATGTTCCATCGGGCCTAAAGAGGTACACCTCGTCAATACGGTTCATGCCACCTCCCGGCGTTACCGAGGGCATCAGTTTTACACCGGCGTAAACGCCATTTAATGTTTTTGTTTGGCCATTTACAACATCGGCAAAAAGCAGGGTGCACCACACCATCATGGCCAACCGGAGTATCCGCATATATGTCATAACCGTTTTAACAACAACATTTAAAACCTTGTTTAAGCAAATAAATTAATTAACATGGCAGCTACATTTTCTCATAACCTATTAAATTTGCAATGTTTTTATGAGAAGAATAATTCAGCATCACGCAAAAAGAGCCAAATACATCATCTACAAAGAAACACTTATTGATTTCAGGGAGCATTTATGGACGTTCATCGGCTCGTTCTTGGGCATCGGTATCATCGGCTTTTTAAACAGCAAATACTTCACCGCTTATGACAATCTTTTCCTGATCGGCTCGTTCGGTGCATCATCCGTGTTAATTTACGGGGCCATTAATAGTCCGCTGGCGCAACCGCGAAATTTAATCGGCGGGCATGTGGTTTGCGCCATTATCGGGGTAACCATTCATAAACTCATTCCGGGCGAGCTTTGGCTTAGCTGCGCGTTATCGGTATCATGCTCCATTGTTGCCATGCAGATCACTAAAACATTACATCCGCCGGGTGGCGCTACGGCACTGATCGCCAACATCGGCTCTGCTAAAATACACGCGTTAGGTTACTTTTATGTTTTTTGCCCGGTATTTTTAGGTGTAGTGATATTGTTTATAGTAGCGGTAATTTGCAATAACGCCACCTCGCACCGCAGTTATCCGCGAAATAAGCATTGGTATAAAATATGGTTGCGCGAGTATAAGTAAAAAGATGATGAGCTTTTTAACAAAGCAAACTTGAGCCACTCAACAAAACGCGTAGCTTAATAACGCCATACTTTTGTGTTGTACTTAAATAAAACAGACAATGACAAAAATATGGTTTATAACAGGCAGCTCCCGCGGATTAGGGCGCAGCCTGACCGAAGCAGTTTTAAAAAGCGGCGATAAAGTTGCCGCTACAGCACGTAACGCCAGTCAGTTGGATGATCTGGTAAAACAATATGGCGAACAGCTATTACCGGTACAGTTAGACGTTACCGATTATAAACAGGTTTACCAGGCCGTAGCTGATACTGTTAAACATTTTGGCCGGATTGATGTGTTGGTGAATAATGCGGGTTTCGGAATTATTGGCGCGGCCGAAGCTTATACCAATGAACAGGTACGCAGCCAATTAGAAACCAACCTTTATGCGCCTATTGAGATTACCCGCGCGGTATTGCCTTACATGCGGCGGCAAGGCAGCGGGCGCATATTGCAGATCAGCTCTATTGGCGGGCGTGTAGGCAACCCGGGGCTAACCATGTACCAGGCTGCCAAATTTGGTTTAGGTGGTTTTACCGAAGCACTGGCCAAAGAGGTGGCCCCGCTGGGTATTTACGTAACGAGTGTTGAGCCCGGCGGTTTCCGTACAGACTGGGCCGGCGCATCCATGACCTATGCGCCCGAAATAGCCGGTTACGATACTGTTAAACAGCGTACCGACTTTTTCAAAAGCGGAGATTTCATCCCCGTTGGTGATCCCGATAAGGCGGCAAAGGCTATGGTCGACCTGGCTATACACCCTAACCCACCCGTACATTTAATACTGGGCAGCGAGGCCATCGGCATCCTGAAAAACGCCAATGAAACACGCGACGCCGAGATGGAGGCATGGCTGCCGGTAAGCCTGTCAACCGACCATGATGATGCAGCTGACTTTTTAGATACCCCGCAGGGGCAGTGGTATACTAAAAACAACAAAAAGTAATTCTGATATTTGTATAGTGGGCATGCGGTACCTTACCGCGTGCCGACTGCTTTTTTATAATTTTGATAATGGCCGATACGAGATCACCCATAACCTACTCCTGCTATTACAGCTGCAACCGCTCAGGCGAGCAGTTTGTACCTGAGCATGTGCTGAGCTACCAGATATCGGGCACGCTTACCGTAAATAACGGCGATAAGGATTTTATATTCAATGAGGGCGATTTCCGCTTTGTCAGGCGCAATCAGTTACTCAAATTTATTAAACAGCCACCGCCTGACGGTGTATTTAAATCCGTATCGATATACCTTGACCAGGTTGCGCTGCAAAACTTTAGCCGCAAATACGGGCAGAACGCCGGGCATAGCAAAACCACAATAGCTGATCCGGTTATACAATTAAGCGGCGATTCGTTTTTGAAGGCGTTTATGGACTCGCTGATACCTTACATTGAGGGCGATCAGCCTGCTGACACACAACTTGAAATACTTAAACAATGTGAAGCGATTATGCTGTTGATGCGCGCACACCCTGAACTGAAGGATATTTTGTTTGATTTTAGCGAGCCCGGCAAAATAGACCTCGAGGCTTTTATGAATAAAAACTTTCACTTTAACGTTCACCTTAATCGCTTTGCTTACCTTACCGGGCGTAGCCTGGCTACATTTAAACGCGATTTTGAACATATATTTCACACCTCGCCAAGCCGCTGGCTGCAACAACGCAGGTTACAGGAAGCCTATTTTATGCTGAAGGAACAAGGCAAAACCGCATCAGATGTATACCTTGATGTAGGGTTTGAGGATCTGTCACATTTTTCTTTCGCTTTTAAAAAAGCTTATGGCGTGCCGCCTTCAAAAATTGCGGGATAATAACAATCAGGTGTTTTTATTATCACAACGGAAAAGAAATAAATTTATATTTGCGCCACTGTTCCCGTAGTTCAATGGATAGAATGTCAGATTCCGGTTCTGATGATATGAGTTCGAATCTCGTCGGGAACACTGGGTATAAGCCTCTCTTTTAAAAGGAGAGGCTTTTTATTTTATTTTGTGTTAAACCCAAACAGCGTTTTATAATCCTATCCATATATCAACCGAACCATGACCACGATAGTTATACGCTCCTGCCTTTTATCATTATTATTCATTTTAATTACCTGCGGTTTCAGCAAAGCAGAAAACAATATTAAGATAGATGCCGATTTATCTCGCGGTGCCGTCCGCATCAAATCTGTTTATCTGATAGATGCGGGAATAACGGTTTATATTGACAACCTTGGCCGCTTGCGCGATGTTTATGCAGATAATACCGACAGTTATTACGACCCCATACATACCGAAGATACCTTCAGCTTCGGCGAGGTTGAATATTACCCGCATGACTATATTTTTGATGAATTAAGCGACCGCTTAAAGCGAATAGGCAATTTAAACATTACTTATTATGACCGTTTCAGTTGGGATGAGCTGCGGGGTAAAATCAAATCCATTGGCAACGTAAACTTTACTTATTATGACCGTTTTGGTTGGGACGAAACCAAAGGGCTGATCAAATCAATCGGCAATGTGAACATTACTTATTATGATCGCTTTGGCTGCGATGAGGATAAGGGAAAGATTAAAAGCATAGGCAACACAACATTTACTTATATGGGACGGGCTGTTCAGGTTAACGGCTACGACAAAAACGGGGTGCTAAATCTTCGCCGTTCGGACGCAAGACAATCAGCCTTTGTTGATTGACCTTTATCCGGCTGCTAACATATGTTATTGAATTTTATAGAAATACTTAGACCTTTTTGTAATTTAGCAAAAACTTTACCTGTCATGTTAAAAAAATATTCTCTTCGTGCCATTACCTTATTGATCCTGGTATTCACTTTTGCATCATGCAAAAAAGAAACCGTTATTATACGGGAAGTAGTAAAAGAGGAAGAACCTGAGCCAGAGGAAAAACAAATTACCGCTTATAAGGACGTTGTAGAAAAACTCTTAGGCCGCTGGAAAGTAGACGAGATATTTTTTGATTATAAAGACGAAAACGATAAGGTTGTTTTTAAATCATCCACAATCGGCTGGGGATACTTAACGTTTTATGATAACGGAAAAGTTTTTATGGTATCTGACCGACTTAATACAGGCGGTTACACTACTGAGGACTATGGTTTAAAAAAACCGGCGGACAAGTATATTTTAAGTATACGAAATTTCAAAGTGATGACTGGGGTTGGTTCGACAAATGCCTCATTACAAATAGAAAGTTTTACAGAAAACAGGATTTCATTTACTGACAAGTACGCCGATGTATATTATTATGATCAAAATAACGTGCTTAAAACGGCTAAAACTGTAGCTATTCATTTCACGGTTAATCGTGTTTATTAGTATTGTGCTGCAATTATCAACACCAGCCAATCAACAGCGAACCCAAAAAGTCAAATGATTTTTTAATAGTTTCGCCCCCATGATCGATGTTCTTGAAAACCCGGCTTGGCATGCGCTGTTAACCGGTAATTCGCTACTTGCGCTCGGCAGCGACCAAGTAAAGTTTTTTGATGAAGAGGTATCGCCGTTTGTTGGCTTGGAAAACAATACCACTGATAATTTTACCGAATTAGCCAACCTACTGCCTAATGAGCGTGTTTGCGTTTTTATTGACCCTGCACAAATCAGCGTTCCCGCCCCATGGTCACTTTTAAATTGTGTAGAGTGTTACCAAATGGTTTTTAACGGCAAGGCTGTTGAACATACAGGTGAAATTAAGGTAGTTGATTTAACCGATGAACATGTTCCGCAAATGTTAGCGCTTACACAAGCAACCAATCCGGGGCCATTCTCCCAGCAAACCATACGGTTCGGACATTATAAAGGAATTTTTGACGGTGATAAACTGGTGGCCATGGCCGGCCAAAGGCTTACGCCGTCGCCATACGCCGAACTTAGCGCGGTTTGCACGCACCCGGATTATTTGGGTAAAGGCTATGCCAAACTATTGTTAATGAGTCAGGTTGAGCGGTTGTTGAAATCAGGCGGTGTACCCTATCTGCATGTAAGGCATGACAATGAACGGGCCATCAGTGTTTATAAAAGTTTAGGGTTTGAAGTAACCCGCAAACTGTTTTTCCATGTGATAAAAAAAGCTAAAACGTAGTCAGCATCGGGCACTTACTAAATTTGTAAAAACTTTCTTTTACCATCACAAAAACTTAATGCAAAAGGTGATTGTTAAGGCTTTCAAAAGCTAAAAAAACTCGCCATATTAGCACTTCTGCTGGCTTTGTAGCTTAATTGAACATTGCTTATAGTTTAATAATCCAAAAACATCACCATATGCAGGAAATTGATCCTATCATCCTACAAAAAGTTAACACCTGGCTCGAGGGAAATTACGACGAGCAGGTAAAACAGGATATCCAGAAATTGCTTGACGATAAAGCCTACACCGAGCTTACCGACTCGTTTTATAAAGATCTTGAATTTGGCACCGGCGGTTTACGTGGTGTTATGGGTCCGGGTTCAAACCGTATTAATAAATACACCATAGGCTCTGCCACACAGGGCCTGGCCAACTACCTGAAGAAAACTTACCCTAACGAGCAGGTTAAGGTAGCCATTGCGCACGATAGTCGTAACAACTCCGATCTGTTCGCGCGTATTACCGCCGAAGTGTTTTCGGCCAACGGCATTTACGTTTACTTTTTTGAGGCGCTGCGCCCAACGCCCGAGCTATCATTCGCCATCCGCACACTCGGCTGTAAAAGCGGTGTGATGCTTACCGCGTCTCACAACCCTAAGGAGTACAACGGTTATAAAGCTTACGGCGAAGATGGCGGACAATTTGTATCACCAGCCGATAAGGCCGTGATGGACGAAGTTGCCGCGATCAAAAGCATCGACGAAGTTAAGTTCGAGCGCGTTGACAGCAACATCGAACTAATCAGCACCGCTATTGACGAGCAATACCTGCAAAAGATAGTTACCCTGTCGGTATCTCCGGAGGCTATTAAACGTCAAAAAGACCTGAAGATTGTTTTCTCGCCCATACATGGCACAGGCATTACCTTGGTGCCAAAAGCGCTGGAGTTATTTGGCTTTGAAAACGTGGTGCTGGTTGAGGAACAATCAACTCCTGATGGTAATTTCCCTACGGTGGTTTACCCTAACCCCGAAGAAAAAGAAGCCCTTACCCTCGCTCTTAAAAAAGCGCAGGAAGTGGATGCCGACCTCGTGCTGGCAACTGACCCTGATGCTGACCGGGTAGGTATCGCTGTAAAAAACACTGATAATGAGTTCATCCTGCTAAACGGTAACCAAACCGGTAGTATGTTGATCAATTATTTGTTAACCGCCTGGCAGGAAAGCGCTAAGCTAACCGGTAACGAATACATCGTTAAAACCATTGTTACCTCAAACCTGATTGAAGCTATCGCCCGCGAAAAAGGCGTTACCTACTATAACACCTTAACCGGCTTTAAATACATTGGTGAGCTGATGACTAAGTTTGAAGGCAAACAAACCTTTATTGGTGGCGGTGAGGAAAGCTATGGTTACCTGGTAGGCGAGTTTGTACGCGATAAAGACGCCGTTGTTTCCGCAGCGTTTATTGCCGAAATGACCGCCTATTATAAAGATAAAGGCAGCAGCTTGTTTGAGGCATTGCTGGATACTTATATTAAATACGGCTTCTATAAAGAAAAGCTGATATCGATCACCAAAAAAGGTAAAACCGGTGCCGAGGAGATTAAGGCCTTGATGGAAAAATTCCGTAATAATCCGCCTGCTACGTTGGGTGGCTCAAAAGTTATTACGCTGAAAGATTACGAACTGCGCGTTGAAACCGACCTGACCAGCAATACAACTACACCTATTGAATTGCCAAAGTCGGACGTGTTACAATTTATTACCGAGGATGGCAGCATCATTTCAGCACGCCCGTCAGGTACCGAGCCTAAAATTAAATTTTATTGCAGCGTAAACGGTAAGCTTGAAAGTAAAGAAGCCTTTAAGCAAACCGACGAAAAGCTGGAAGCTAAGATTGACGCTATCATGCATGATCTGGGCGTATAAGTAGATAAGGCGATAGAAATAAGGCATTTGCTTAATTGCAGATGCCTTATTTTTTAAAAAGAAATATTTTATATTTACACACAACACCAATTTCAGATTTTCTTTTTCGCCACACATGATAGAGATGGATGGAGCAGTTAACACCGGGAATCCGGCAGCGGCCTTGATTAACGGTTTGCCCGTAGCTGTTTACATATGCGATAATGAAGGGTTTATAACTACTTACAACGAGTTTGCAAAACAACTCTGGGGA
This Mucilaginibacter defluvii DNA region includes the following protein-coding sequences:
- a CDS encoding GNAT family N-acetyltransferase; translation: MIDVLENPAWHALLTGNSLLALGSDQVKFFDEEVSPFVGLENNTTDNFTELANLLPNERVCVFIDPAQISVPAPWSLLNCVECYQMVFNGKAVEHTGEIKVVDLTDEHVPQMLALTQATNPGPFSQQTIRFGHYKGIFDGDKLVAMAGQRLTPSPYAELSAVCTHPDYLGKGYAKLLLMSQVERLLKSGGVPYLHVRHDNERAISVYKSLGFEVTRKLFFHVIKKAKT
- a CDS encoding phospho-sugar mutase, with amino-acid sequence MQEIDPIILQKVNTWLEGNYDEQVKQDIQKLLDDKAYTELTDSFYKDLEFGTGGLRGVMGPGSNRINKYTIGSATQGLANYLKKTYPNEQVKVAIAHDSRNNSDLFARITAEVFSANGIYVYFFEALRPTPELSFAIRTLGCKSGVMLTASHNPKEYNGYKAYGEDGGQFVSPADKAVMDEVAAIKSIDEVKFERVDSNIELISTAIDEQYLQKIVTLSVSPEAIKRQKDLKIVFSPIHGTGITLVPKALELFGFENVVLVEEQSTPDGNFPTVVYPNPEEKEALTLALKKAQEVDADLVLATDPDADRVGIAVKNTDNEFILLNGNQTGSMLINYLLTAWQESAKLTGNEYIVKTIVTSNLIEAIAREKGVTYYNTLTGFKYIGELMTKFEGKQTFIGGGEESYGYLVGEFVRDKDAVVSAAFIAEMTAYYKDKGSSLFEALLDTYIKYGFYKEKLISITKKGKTGAEEIKALMEKFRNNPPATLGGSKVITLKDYELRVETDLTSNTTTPIELPKSDVLQFITEDGSIISARPSGTEPKIKFYCSVNGKLESKEAFKQTDEKLEAKIDAIMHDLGV